The following is a genomic window from Pseudothermotoga thermarum DSM 5069.
TTATCGTTTCCCTCTATTCCAAAACAGCATTTACGAATATGCAATTCAGCAGTTTTAAAATCCGCAAAAGAAAGATTTGGATGAAGTGATGCGCGGCCAAAGTCACGACTATCGGCATCGTAGAAAACTTCTGAGCCAAGAAAACCACTAAAGTGGATCAAAGTCCCTCCAATCACCTTTTTTCTTATCCTTTCATAGACCTTTTCAAGTACATCGTCTGGAACCGCTACGAAAGTTATACCACTTAGTTCAAAGTTATCTTCATATTCCACAGGTTTACCCTGACCCAAAGTTTGAACGTAAGCCTTCGCTTTGTCCCTTTGCCTTGAGACAACGTATTCAACTTTGTAACCTTTTTCAACAAGCGCCTTTGTAATGGCAAAAGCCACCTTACTTGTTCCAACTATGTTAATGATCAAATGGTTTTCCTCCCAGTGTAATTTGCAGCACAAATAATTTTACAACGGATGTGTATTTTCAGGTATGATGTAAACTAAAAATAGGGTGATGAAGGTATGAAGTGTAGAAAGTGTGGTAAAACCGCTATCATAAATTTAAGGCATCACAACGTTGCTTATTGTGCCGAACATTTCAAAGAGTATTTTGAAAAGCGCGTTGAAATGACCATTAAAAAGTATTCCATGTTCAGCAGGAAGGATAAAATCCTTGTTGCAGTTTCTGGAGGAAAGGACAGCACGACAGTTTGGTTTGTTTTGGCGAAACTTGGATACAAGGTGTCTGGCATGAATATAGATGTTGGAACTGTTCCTGCGGATGTGAACAAACTGAAAGATTTTGCAAGCTCAATAGGTAGTGAATTGATAACTGTTGACAGTAGAGAATTACTGGAGGGTTTGACTGTTCCTGAAGCTGCGAAAATTGTCAAAAGACCTGTTTGTTCAGTTTGTGGAAGTGTTAGAAGGTACATAATGAACAAAGTGGCTTCGGAAAATGGTTTTACAGTGCTTGTTACTGGTCACAACCTTGACGACGAAGCTAGTTTTCTTTTAGGGAATTTGCTCAATTGGAATCTAGATTATCTTAGACGCCAAAAACCAGTGCTTCCGGCCACGGAAGAAGGATTCTCGAAAAAAGCTAAACCTCTGGTACTTTTGACTGAGAAGGAGACTTTTACGTATGCCTTTATAAACAATTTACCGTTTTCCGAGGAAATCTGTCCTTATTCCAAAGAAGCTACTTCTCTACATTACAAACACATGCTTAACGAGATAGAATTAAAACATCCTGGGACGAAGTTGAGATTTTACGATGGGTTTCAAAAAGCAAATCTTTTTGAAGACAACATGGTTGTTGAGCTCAAAAAATGTAATGTTTGTGGTTATCCAACCACCACTGACGTTTGTTCGTTTTGTAGGATGAAGGAGAGGCTCAAAAGTGCCGTGGGAGAACAGAAGGTTTGATGTTCTAATACCCTTGCTGGTTATACTGTTGATGATCTTTGGGCTGGTGGTACTTTACAGCACAACTGTTGACTATGGGTTAAGTTTTGTGAAAAAGCAGCTAATTTGGAACATCATCGGATTGATAGCTCTTTTTGCGTTGTTGTTTGTCAGGGAAAGGGATATAAAGCGTTTTCCATGGCTGCTGTATTTTTTGACGTTAATTTTGTTGATCGCGGTTTTAAGATACGGAGTTATCTCAGGTGGGGCGCGACGGTGGTTTTCTTTACGCATAGGATACTTTCAGCCTTCTGAAGTGGCCAAAATGGCTGTTATACTTTTTACCGCCAAGTTGTTATCCGTTTCGTCAAGAAAAAATCTGCTTTTGTCTTTTTTTGCCGTTCTTGCGTATGCAGGCTTTGTTGCCATGGAACCGGATTTGGGTACTGCGGTTCTTCTGGTGTTGCTTTGGGCTTTTATGGCATTGTTTTCAAAAAATTCTCTCAAAGCATTTTTTACTATCTTTGCAATTTTGTTGATATTGGCAGTTGTGATATTCTTTTTTGGCTTGAAGGATTACCAGAGGCAAAGGATCCTGGCATTTTTGGATCCAAAAAGTCATAGGCAAACGGCTGCGTACAACGTTGTTCAGTCTTTACACACGATAGGTTCTGGAGGGCTTTTTGGTCGTGGTTACTTAAAAGCCCCATCCACCAAATGGAACTACGTGCCAAAGAATCACACTGACTTTATTTTCTCCGCCATAGGTGAACAATTTGGTTTTTTAGGTTCGTCGTTGTGTATCATCGTTTATATGTTGATATGCCTGAGGATACTTCGCTTTTTAAAACTTGCAAAGGATGATTTTTGGTTTTTAGTTACCATAGGTGTTTTGTTCAACTTGCTCATTCATGTCTTCATCAATATTGGTATGACGATGGGACTAGTGCCTGTTACAGGGATTCCACTGCCTTTTGTAAGCTACGGAGGATCTTCAACCTTGTCGTTTTGCCTTCAACTTGGTTTAATTTTAAAATCTTACGCCGTTGGCAAAGGAGTGTTAGAACAGGAGGCGAGATGATGGTTGCAAGAAGACAGGGACAAAACATTGTGGCTTTTTTTGTATTTTTGTTTTTCTTCGCTTTAGTCTTTGGATCGGTTGCTTCTGTTTTTTCCCTAATTTATTACAACAAAGTTCGTGAAAATTATGAAGCACGCGTCAAAGCACTTGAAAATAAGATTAACCTTTTGAACGATAAAGTGGTAAAGTTGGAAAATCTCTACGGACAGGGTGGGGTGATAGAGAAATTCATCAATTCTGCCAATTTTTTGGCAAACACCGCTGTAGATTTGGAAAGAATCATTGAATCCATCTACGACGATCCAACAACAGGATATATACAATTGTTTGTAATGGGGCAAGAAAACGTTTGGATAACTTTTAGAAAGGGAGATACTGTTTACTTTTCGCGTGAGTTAAAACCTGGTCTTGCCCCGTACAAGTTTTACTACTTTAAAGAACCGGCCATCAAAACGCAATATACAGTGATCATTCCACCAGATTGCTCAATAGTTATTGGAAAGCCTGGAATGGTTGTTTTTTTGGTTTATGGAGTGGGGACGCGCTTTCATCCTACAAAAATTGTTACCTGGCGTGAAGCAAGGGTAAACAATCTTGTTGTTGATTTTTCACTTTATATTCCAAAATAATTGGAATAAAGTAAGGAGCCGCGGGGAACGGCTCCTTTGGGCAGCTTGGATCCATCCAAGGGGGGATAGGGGGGTCGCTGTCCGGAATAAAATGCTAAGCTGTTATCGTTAAGCTTTTTTGAAGCCTAGGGAAAATCGGTGAAACAAGGCTGTGTAGTTGCTTTAACATCTTTTGGAGGTGAGGAAGTTGTTAAACCAAATCGTAAAAAAGTCAAAACTTGCACCTGGTGTATACGAATTTTACGTTGAAAATCCAATTATTGCTGCAAAAGCTCAACCAGGACAATTTGTCGTCGTGATACCGTCAGAGAAAGGTGAACGTGTTCCTTTAACCATAGCAGATGCTTTTGATGGAAATATAAGAATGGTTGTGAAAGTAGTTGGAAAAAGTACAGCAGATTTGGCTTTGAAAAGGGAAGGTGAAACGCTCTACGGTGTGGTTGGACCGCTTGGAAAACCTTCTGAGATAAAGTATTACGGAAACGTTTTGCTTGTAGGAGGTGGAGTAGGAATAGCCGCCATTCTTCCAATCGCAAAGGCTTTGAAAGCTTTGGGAAATAAAGTTTACGCAGTTTTAGGTGGAAGAAGTAAAGACCAGGTAATACTCAAAGACGAATTGGAACAATACGTTGACGAAATTCTTGTTACAACCGATGATGGTTCCTTTGGGATCAAAGGGGTTGTCACCGACGGGATGGATCTAATCCTTAGAAAACAAAGGATCGATATCGCTTGGGCCATTGGTCCAACGATAATGATGAAATTTTGTAGCCTAAAAGCGCGCGAGTACGGCTTGAAAATTGTGGTTTCTCTAAATCCTATAATGGTTGATGGAACAGGTATGTGCGGTGCTTGCAGGGTAACAATTAACGGTCAAATAAAGTTTGCGTGTGTTGATGGACCTGAATTCGATGGTACACAAGTTGATTGGGACGAATTACTCAAAAGATTGCAGCAATACCAAGAACAAGAAAAACTGGCTTTTGAGAAATTCAAACAAAAGGTGGGTGATCTTTCATGGCTGTGAAACCTTCGCCTAAAAAAACACCTATGCGTGAACTGGAAATTGAAGAAAGAATCAAATCCTTCAGTGAGGTGGCTTTAGGTTATACCGAGGATGAAGCATTGGTGGAGGCAATGCGCTGTCTTCAATGTCCTTCAAAACCTTGTGTCAAAGGTTGCCCCGTTGGCATAGATATCCCAGGATTCATATCGAAAATCAAGGAGAAGAAATTCGATGAAGCCGCAAAGATTTTGAAGAAGTATAACAATCTGCCAGCCATTTGCGGTAGGGTTTGTCCCCAAGAGAACCAGTGTGAAGCTTTTTGCACGGTTGGAAAAATACCAGGTTCAGAACCCGTTGCGATCGGACGTTTGGAAAGATTTGTCGCAGATTGGGAGGCGGAAAACCTTGTTTTGACCCAGGAATCTGGACCTAAAAAAGGTAAAAAAGTTGCAGTTATTGGTTCTGGACCAGCTGGTTTAACTGCAGCAGCAGATTTGGCGAAATTAGGTTACGATGTGATTGTTTTTGAAACACTGCACAAACCTGGTGGGGTTTTGGTCTACGGTATACCAGAGTTCAGATTGCCAAAAGTCATAGTTGAAAGGGAAGTAAAATATGTGGAATCTCTTTCTGTGAAAATTTTGTTGAATACGCCTGTTGGGAAGTCTGTTACCGTTGAAGAAATTTTAAAGGAATTTGATGCAGTTTTCATAGGTGTAGGTGCAGGTACACCGAAGTTTTTAAACATTTCTGGGACAAATTTAAACGGAGTTTATTCTGCAAATGAATTTCTCACAAGAATAAACCTAATGAAAGCGTACTTGTTTCCGGAGTACGACACTCCTGTTAGAAAGGGACAAAACGTAATAGTTGTCGGTGGTGGGAATGTTGCACTTGATGCCGCAAGAAGTGCTTTAAGATTAGGTGCCAAGCAAGTGACAGTCGTTTATAGACGAACGGAACAAGAGATGCCTGCTAGACGCGAGGAATACATTCACGCAGTTGAAGAAGGCATTAAGTTCAGATGGTTAACTCAACCGCTTAGATACATAGGCGATGAAAAAGGAAACTTGGTTGGTGTGGAATGCATATCGATGGAACTCGGTGAGCCTGATGAGTCTGGCAGAAGAAGGCCAATTCCAATTGAAGATAGTCGGTTCGTGATCGAGGCGGATATGGTCATAGAGGCCATCGGAACCGAAGCAAACAGGTTTTTGCTCAGCGAGTTTAAAGATCTCAAACTAAACAAATATGGCTACATAGTCGTCGATGAAGAAACGTGTGCAACCAGTTTGAGAAAAGTTTTTGCTGGAGGGGATATAGTAACCGGAGCAGCAACTGTCATAGAGGCAATGGGGGCAGGGAAAAGGGCCGCCTATTGGATCGATAAATTTTTGCAAAAAGAATACGATCCTTGGTAAAAAAAGACTTTTGAAGGGGGGGTTTTACATGTGGCTTGTTGTGTCGGATACTCACGACAATTTGGTTAACATTAGAAAGATCGTTTCCGAAGCGAAAAGAAGAGGCGTTACTCACATTTTTCACTGTGGTGATATAATCTCGCCATTTGCCCTCAAAGAACTTTTAATTGCCGAAGTCGATTTTCATGGTGTCTTTGGAAACAACGATGGTGAAATACTGCTTTTAACTCAAAGGTCTTCTGGAAGGGTCAGGAAAGGACCTGCGGAGATCATCGTCGACGGCCACAAAATTTTGTTGATGCACGAGCCGGTTGCACTGGAGGCTTTGCTTGAGGCCAATGTTTATGACTTTATATTCTATGGTCATACTCACAAGTTGGATGTGAGAAGGTCTACGAAAACTATTTTGATAAATCCAGGAGATGCCAGTGGATATCTTGCGGATAAGTCAACAGCAGTTTTC
Proteins encoded in this region:
- a CDS encoding Rossmann-like and DUF2520 domain-containing protein; the encoded protein is MIINIVGTSKVAFAITKALVEKGYKVEYVVSRQRDKAKAYVQTLGQGKPVEYEDNFELSGITFVAVPDDVLEKVYERIRKKVIGGTLIHFSGFLGSEVFYDADSRDFGRASLHPNLSFADFKTAELHIRKCCFGIEGNDKGLKAAEEIAKSVSNCFVKIPPNVKPAYHLAAVIASNFLVGLAYLAKMLYEKYEIPNFDKIIPALMENTVHNISTLGVRKALTGPVARGDWKVVQAEKEIFINSFPDFAQFYDTMVRILSELKRGDFV
- a CDS encoding TIGR00269 family protein, whose amino-acid sequence is MKCRKCGKTAIINLRHHNVAYCAEHFKEYFEKRVEMTIKKYSMFSRKDKILVAVSGGKDSTTVWFVLAKLGYKVSGMNIDVGTVPADVNKLKDFASSIGSELITVDSRELLEGLTVPEAAKIVKRPVCSVCGSVRRYIMNKVASENGFTVLVTGHNLDDEASFLLGNLLNWNLDYLRRQKPVLPATEEGFSKKAKPLVLLTEKETFTYAFINNLPFSEEICPYSKEATSLHYKHMLNEIELKHPGTKLRFYDGFQKANLFEDNMVVELKKCNVCGYPTTTDVCSFCRMKERLKSAVGEQKV
- the rodA gene encoding rod shape-determining protein RodA, translating into MPWENRRFDVLIPLLVILLMIFGLVVLYSTTVDYGLSFVKKQLIWNIIGLIALFALLFVRERDIKRFPWLLYFLTLILLIAVLRYGVISGGARRWFSLRIGYFQPSEVAKMAVILFTAKLLSVSSRKNLLLSFFAVLAYAGFVAMEPDLGTAVLLVLLWAFMALFSKNSLKAFFTIFAILLILAVVIFFFGLKDYQRQRILAFLDPKSHRQTAAYNVVQSLHTIGSGGLFGRGYLKAPSTKWNYVPKNHTDFIFSAIGEQFGFLGSSLCIIVYMLICLRILRFLKLAKDDFWFLVTIGVLFNLLIHVFINIGMTMGLVPVTGIPLPFVSYGGSSTLSFCLQLGLILKSYAVGKGVLEQEAR
- a CDS encoding sulfide/dihydroorotate dehydrogenase-like FAD/NAD-binding protein, with amino-acid sequence MLNQIVKKSKLAPGVYEFYVENPIIAAKAQPGQFVVVIPSEKGERVPLTIADAFDGNIRMVVKVVGKSTADLALKREGETLYGVVGPLGKPSEIKYYGNVLLVGGGVGIAAILPIAKALKALGNKVYAVLGGRSKDQVILKDELEQYVDEILVTTDDGSFGIKGVVTDGMDLILRKQRIDIAWAIGPTIMMKFCSLKAREYGLKIVVSLNPIMVDGTGMCGACRVTINGQIKFACVDGPEFDGTQVDWDELLKRLQQYQEQEKLAFEKFKQKVGDLSWL
- the gltA gene encoding NADPH-dependent glutamate synthase produces the protein MAVKPSPKKTPMRELEIEERIKSFSEVALGYTEDEALVEAMRCLQCPSKPCVKGCPVGIDIPGFISKIKEKKFDEAAKILKKYNNLPAICGRVCPQENQCEAFCTVGKIPGSEPVAIGRLERFVADWEAENLVLTQESGPKKGKKVAVIGSGPAGLTAAADLAKLGYDVIVFETLHKPGGVLVYGIPEFRLPKVIVEREVKYVESLSVKILLNTPVGKSVTVEEILKEFDAVFIGVGAGTPKFLNISGTNLNGVYSANEFLTRINLMKAYLFPEYDTPVRKGQNVIVVGGGNVALDAARSALRLGAKQVTVVYRRTEQEMPARREEYIHAVEEGIKFRWLTQPLRYIGDEKGNLVGVECISMELGEPDESGRRRPIPIEDSRFVIEADMVIEAIGTEANRFLLSEFKDLKLNKYGYIVVDEETCATSLRKVFAGGDIVTGAATVIEAMGAGKRAAYWIDKFLQKEYDPW
- a CDS encoding metallophosphoesterase → MWLVVSDTHDNLVNIRKIVSEAKRRGVTHIFHCGDIISPFALKELLIAEVDFHGVFGNNDGEILLLTQRSSGRVRKGPAEIIVDGHKILLMHEPVALEALLEANVYDFIFYGHTHKLDVRRSTKTILINPGDASGYLADKSTAVFIDPSKKDIEVYEL